A stretch of the Lolium perenne isolate Kyuss_39 chromosome 3, Kyuss_2.0, whole genome shotgun sequence genome encodes the following:
- the LOC139838091 gene encoding uncharacterized protein codes for MTHSENEKKEEFADAQSLVVVGSFSLFALHTHAITIPNIKTLVPITLDLAAATYGKWRKFFRADMRKYVVEDHLLPTPSSTRTPEWVLLDATIVSWICGLVSMEILDTIMGSDAPTHQLWATIDDLLNDHKKNRQLILTELGRVSQGERTIAKYFMLINNFSDALTDVCAPVAYDEIILRFLQGLNEKYEHVSDLIFVITPFPTLRRHARCSCCR; via the coding sequence ATGACGCATTCCGAGAATGAGAAAAAGGAGGAATTCGCTGATGCTCAAAGCCTTGTCGTTGTAGGTTCCTTCTCCCTCTTTGCCCTCCACACTCATGCGATCACAATCCCCAACATCAAGACGCTTGTGCCCATCACCCTCGACCTCGCCGCTGCTACCTATGGAAAGTGGCGCAAATTCTTTCGAGCTGACATGCGCAAGTACGTTGTGGAGGATCATCTCCTTCCCACGCCGTCCTCAACCCGCACCCCCGAGTGGGTTCTCCTCGACGCCACCATCGTATCCTGGATCTGTGGGCTAGTCTCCATGGAGATCTTGGACACCATCATGGGGTCGGATGCTCCTACTCATCAACTTTGGGCCACCATCGACGATCTCTTGAACGACCATAAGAAAAACCGGCAGCTCATCCTCACCGAGCTTGGACGTGTGTCTCAGGGTGAGCGCACCATCGCCAAGTACTTCATGCTGATCAACAACTTCTCTGACGCCCTCACGGACGTCTGTGCTCCTGTCGCTTATGATGAAATCATCCTTCGCTTCCTCCAAGGCCTCAATGAAAAGTATGAGCATGTCTCTGATCTCATCTTTGTGATAACCCCGTTCCCGACCTTGCGCAGACATGCTCGCTGCTCATGCTgcagataa
- the LOC139829679 gene encoding lipid phosphate phosphatase 2-like, with protein sequence MEMQASSVAAGTSTPACAFATIRSHGVRVARSHAYDWLVLLLLVAVEVLLNVIEPFHRFVGASMMTDLSYPMKSNTVPVWAVPVIAVIGPMIIFTLVYIRRRNVYDLHHAILGILFSVLITGVLTDAIKDAVGRPRPNFFWRCFPDGIAVYDNVTSGVLCHGDAGVIKEGHKSFPSGHSSWSFAGLGFLSWYLAGKITAFDRRGHIAKLCVVILPLLLAALVATSRVDDYWHHWQDVFTGGILGMVVASICYLQFFPAPSNENGCWPHAHFKYVTEMEDASRTQHATEMNNTNSTTMVVVEDQTRANGNRTLDAMESGR encoded by the exons ATGGAGATGCAGGCGTCGTCAGTTGCTGCCGGTACCAGCACTCCGGCGTGCGCGTTCGCCACGATACGGTCGCATGGCGTCAGGGTTGCGAGGTCCCACGCGTACGACTGGCTGGTTCTGctcctcctcgtcgccgtcgAAGTCCTCCTCAACGTCATCGAGCCGTTCCACCGGTTCGTCGGCGCCAGCATGATGACTGACCTCAGCTACCCCATGAAGAGCAACACCGTCCCGGTCTGGGCCGTGCCG GTCATTGCAGTCATTGGACCTATGATCATCTTCACCCTCGTCTACATCCGGAGAAGAAACGTGTATGATCTGCACCATGCTATACTGG GCATTCTGTTCTCTGTGTTGATCACCGGCGTCCTGACCGACGCCATCAAAGACGCCGTCGGTCGTCCACGCCCAAACTTCTTCTGGCGCTGCTTCCCTGACGGAATCGCT GTGTACGACAACGTCACCTCAGGAGTATTATGCCACGGGGACGCAGGCGTGATCAAAGAAGGCCACAAGAGCTTCCCAAGTGGCCACAGTTCGT GGTCCTTCGCCGGGCTGGGGTTCCTGTCGTGGTACCTGGCAGGGAAGATCACCGCCTTCGATCGGCGGGGGCATATCGCCAAGCTGTGCGTAGTCATCTTGCCTCTGCTGCTTGCGGCGCTGGTCGCGACATCACGGGTAGATGACTACTGGCACCATTGGCAGGATGTGTTCACCGGAGGCATCCTTG GAATGGTGGTCGCCTCCATTTGCTACCTGCAGTTCTTTCCAGCCCCTTCTAACGAAAATG GGTGTTGGCCTCACGCCCACTTCAAGTATGTCACCGAGATGGAAGATGCGAGCCGGACGCAGCACGCTACCGAAATGAATAACACCAACTCAACGACAATGGTCGTTGTGGAAGATCAGACGAGAGCAAATGGGAACCGAACGTTGGACGCAATGGAGTCCGGCAGGTAG